The genomic window CCCGGCAGGACCCCGAGGCTGAGATCGTGGACGGGTTCCCATAATTCGATCTGGGTGGGAAAACCATCGAATAGGAAAAGCAAGGTGTCCGGTGCAAGGAGGGAACGGCGCACAGGAGGTAACGGTGTCGCTCCGGAGAACGCCTGGAGCAGAAAATCGGGCCATTCCTGGACGAGCGCTGAGCGCAGGACGATTCCGGTGATGTGGCCCGCGTCCTTCGGGGCAATCGCCCTGCTGATCAAAGCGGTGGCCTGTTGTTCGAGCGAGGAGCTGATACCGATACTCGTGATCCCGTCGACGAGAGCCTTAACCCAGGTGGGATCGACGCGGAACATGCGCAGGCTCTCCTCCGGCACCAGGCCGGCACTGGGGAGGAGATAATCAAGGGGCACCAACGAAAGCAAGGGGACCGTATCCCACGCCGCGCCGGGAGCCAGGGCCCTCTTACGTCTGCGCATGTGCGCAGAACCCTCGCGCAGGAACCCCTCCAGTACCCGCTCAAACGCGGAGCGGACATCAGGCCGGTCCAAGAGCCCGTCGATGTCCGCCGGGTCCGACGCCGGGGGTGAGGACATAACAGACTGCTGTGGGGAGACCGGCGTGGCCAGCGCGGTACGCAGACGGCTTGCCAGACCGTCTGCGACGAATTCACCGAACCACGTCTGCTCACTGTGCGGATCGAGACTTCGAGAGAGGTCCGCGGTGATGCGGTCGATACGGGCGTTGTCATCGTCAAGAGCATCGGCATCACAGAGTCTGCGTTTCTTGAGCATGCGTATCAGTGCGGCGTTCGCCTTTTGCGCAGCGAGCACGGGAGCGGACAGATCGGCGTTCGCCAGGGCCAGCAGACGGCCGCACGTCCACGCGGCGGCGTAGCTGATGTCGAAGACACCGTCATCGGGCAAGTAGATTAGGGCTTCGTCCGCATTGGTGAACGTGGTGGGCTTATCAGGCTCCGCCGCTGGGACGGGACTGAAGGGGCCCCGGTACCAGGCGAACGTTCGCTCCCCGGCACCGGTGCGGTAAGAGACCGGGACATAACCGGAGGTCAGCCGCCGGGTCACCCGGCGCCCGCTGTCCGTGGCGGGGACGCCGGTGCCAGGCAAACGCAGCGCCCTGTCCTGGCCCGCACGAGAGAGCCCTTGAAGGATCTCGCCGAATCCGTGACGGGCACCTTGGCGGGTGCGGAACCGCCATCTCCACAAGGAGACCAGCCGTACGTAGGCCTTCTCGGGCTCACCGCCGTCCAGGTAGGGTTCCAGGCCTTCGAGGGAGACCAGGTGCGCCTCGTAGGCGCCTTCGGTCCACGCCGGGCGGTTGGCCATGACGACCGCGTACTCCTCCGATGGTCCCACAGGGCTCACCCGCCTGACGTGGGCCAGGAACGGCAGTTCCGTGCGGCGCGGGAGAACGGCGCGAAAGACCTCCTTCGGCACATCGATCGTCGAGCACGTGCTCTTGGCCAGGTCGTCCGGAACCTCGCGGGGAGCCGGGGCCAGCACGTCACCCTCCGCGGATGACAGCTGTCCGACCGGGCGGGCCGTGGTGGTCTCCCGGGTCGCAGGGTTGGCACGTAGCTCATCCTCGCGAAAGACCAGGAGCGCCACCCAGGGAGGACGCAAGGCGTCCTGCTCATTGGTTCCCTGTAAGACACGCTCCCACGGCAAGACTTCACGGTTGAGCGTGATATGGGGAAGTTGCATCCGATAGTCACCTTCGCTACCAGGAGCAGGATGCACCGAATGGACCATACCCTGGTCAACAGTGAAGCGAGGCCCACGGACAATGAAGCGCGGAGCATCCTGGCCAACAAGCGAGAAAGTCTGATCTATTTTAGTTTCAGACCAACCAGAAGATCTTTCCACGTTGGTAAGGGGATCGTTAGGCATTGTGGTGACGTGTTGCCGGACACCAACGGTGTAGGTCCCGTCGGCCAGCTTCGGAATGTAGTTGTCGAAGAAATGGATGTCCCCTGTGACATGCTGGCCATCGATATCAACTTCATTCATGCCAGAACCTCCAGATCGATCAGGATGCGGTCATGGGATCGCCGGACAGGTAGTCCTCCGCCCACTTCGCATAGCCGGTCAGGGGCGAGTCGGATCGGGGCGGTCTGATGGACGCTGGGATCGCTGAATAAAGCTTTCCGCGAGACTCCACCACCCCGCCGCTGCTTATCTTCTGGGCGATCCCCTCAACCACACTAGGATCGCCTGACACCCAGACAACGGGGTGCGGATCCGAGGCCGTATCGTTGGACCGAATAGGGAAAGCCGCTAGCTTGGTTGCGGCGCTGACCAGTGTGCTACCGAGCGGAGCGATATCCGTTACAGAAAGCCGATCGTTGCCCGGAGCGGTGACGCTGATTCCCACAATATGTTCAGGGATGGACACCGCAGAAGACGGATCGAGGACATTCGGATACCCCCACAGAGCCCCGGGAACCTTCTCCCGCACCAATTCAATCCGCCAGTTGCCCGCAGCAGACAGATCTATTGATTGTCCGTCCCGGGTGATCTGAATACCGAAGGCCGAGGAAACAGCATGTCCGTCCCGGGTGGCGATCTGAGTACCGAGGAACGAGCGAACAGCAGCGGGCAGCGGCCGGACATAGAGAGGCCGCTCAGAAGAGAAGAACCACTGGTCACTTGTCCCCTTGATGAGCGTGACACGGGTGATGGGGATAACTGACCTGACAAGGAAAGAGAAATCCCCACCGGAAACAATCCACGGACCCGTAGGCGGAGCCTTGCCGTCCTTCATCTCGGGAAGAAGCCCGGAAAGCACTCGCGTAGTAATGATATCCGCCGCCTTGCCACACCCCAAGGCATCAGCCATAAAGCTATTCCAGGTGACAGCTGGCGGAGCTTTCCTTCCGCTGCCGAAATCGAAATTAATGTCTGGAATTATCGAGGGCATGTAGATTGTGACGTGGCCGCCTGTTGGAGGACCCCACACCTTAACATACGCCCCCACACTCACTCTGCCGATATCGACCCATGCGCGGACCTTGAATGCGACATCGAAGTAGAAAGGATGCCAGCCGATCAACACGTCAAGCGAAGCATCGACACCGGCGGTGACCTTGTAGTCGACGCCCAGGTGGAACTTCCCCCCCAGCATGAGACGATCAGGCGTTAAGGCAAAGTAGCCACCACCCTTGAGGACCACATGGCCGGGCACCAGAGTCCAGTTAACACTAAACCGCTGCTCCACAGAAGGATAATGAGCAGGCGGCTTGTAGTCAGGGTGATAACCACCAATCGTGTAGACGAAATCACCTGTGTGTGGACTCGGAGGCGTCCAGATGCGCAACGCCGCCCCGCCACCCACCTTACAGTCAGAGGAAATCAGGAACGACCCTTCCTTGATCACTGAAGTCATCTGCAGTAAACCCGTAACCGAACTGTAACCGGCATGCGTGTTCAATATTACACGGGCATACGGCTTCCCCTGCTTCGGGAATGTGGCATCGATCTTCCCGACCAGGTTTGCCGTGAATGTCTTGAACTCCGGACCGAACTCCAGGACCAGAGCCGCCCGCCAATCCGCATATTCGAAAAGCGTGCCCCCCAGGCCGCCGGCAAGCCAGAAGGATCCGGCAGACGTCGAGACCCACCCTCGCCTGCCTCCATGCGGCTGCACAAGATCACCTAGCACCTCCAAAGGATCCTTACCGTCCCTCTTCAGCAGGGCAAGAAACGGAAACTCGTCGACGTCATCAATAGTTGGTTGCCGCACGGAACTATTGTGACCGAATCCCAGACGCGCATCCTTCACTTTGATAATAGAATTTCCGACACCTTTCTCACTGCCCGCCCCTCCGTAAACGAACAGCGATGGCGTATTCCCCGCCGTCGGATGCGCATAGAAACCCACGGCCTGGATCTGGAATGCTTTCACAGCCACCGTTGCCGCCCCGCCCAGAGCAAAAGAATAGCCATCGGGCGGCGACACCCTCACCAGGGCGGCGGCGACTTCGACGGGAGAAGCCTTGAATCCGAGCTCAAGACCCTCGAGCTGCGGTAGCGGATAGGCACCACCACTCAACGGGACCGCAACCCCCAAACCCCGAGTGGCCAACCTTAAGGAACCCGAAACGCTCACCACTACATCAAGAAGGACCCACACAGTCTTGTCTCGATAACGGAACCCTATACGCTCCAACGCCACCGGACCAAGATTCTTCCGAGCTTCCCACCATACCACTGGCTCACCAACAGAAGGTGCTAATTCATAATTCTGGGCGCCACCCGAAGAACCAGAACCATCACTACCCAAATCCAAAGTCTCAGGAACAGGAAACGACTTACCCAGAAGAGACAGATCAAAATGAAGAGCGGCTCCCTTCTTTAAACCGCCGGAAGGGACCTGCGGCACCCAATTGGGGCCAAGGAGCTCGTTACAAGAACGCGCCGCATCCTGGTCTACGATGTCCGACGCGTAAATTAAGTCCACAGCGTGCAGCTCTAGAACATCCCTTGGTAAATATGACCCGATCGCCGGAGCATCCCGTAGTGATACCTCTTTCGCCAATCGAGCCATCAAAAGCTTCGGGCCACCCGACTTTCCTACATTCGAAGAAGGCACGAAAGACACCACCAATCTTGGCGATCAGATGAATGTTGCGACCGGTGCGGTATTGATCAGAAACTCATGGGGTTCTCGTCCGGGATATTGCGGTTGTGCGGGTTGCTGAAGTAGCCGCGGACGATGTGTGGCTGAGGCTGGCGTCTGCGGAAGAAGCGAGGGGTCTCCGCGGCGAGTTCGGTCTGGTCGCGGGCTTGGTGCTGCTTGGGCTGGCTGTGCTTGATGTCGGCGTTGACCAGCGCGTCGGGATTGGGTTCGGGCGAGTTCGGGGGCAGGGAGTGCAGCTCGACATCGTCGGGGTGAGCGGGGAGCCAGTCGCGGACCCTCTTGGGACGGTGGGCGGAATGCCGGTCGACCACACGATGGACCTTGTGGTCGAAGTGGCCGGCGAGCCGGTCCAGGAGTCGGCACATCACCTCGGCGTCTCGGTGAAGATCGTGAAGTGCATCCGGCCTTTGGTGCTGATCGCCGACATCGCGTTCACCGAGAACCGGTTGCCGGTCCGCCGCACGACGGGAGTCTTCCCCTTCTCTCCCCAGGTGCGGCCGGTGACCTGGTCGGAGCGGATGCCGACCTGGTCGGCGAAGAAGATCTCACCGCCCTCGGCCCTCGCCTTCGCGCGGATCTCCGGCCAGATCTCCTGGTGCCGACGCCGAACGGCCTCAGGGTCCCGCTCAACCGCCCGCCTGTCCGGACCCCGGAAGGACAGCCCCCACCGCCGCAGGTACTTACCCACCCTCGGTTCGGCCAGCCGTACCCGATACAGCTTCGCGATCAGCTCACCCACCAACCGCCGCACCCACAACCGCCCACTCAGCCCCACGTCACACAGCCGGTGATCAAGGACCGCCTGCCGCACGGCGGCCCGTTCGACCTCCCCGAGCACCTGGTGCACCCCGACCGGCTCACCACGCGGGCGCATGACCAACGCCTCCCGGCCGCCGGCCTGCCACATCACCCACCACTCGTCGACAGCCTTCAGCAACACCCCGAACACCGCCGCCACGACCTCACGATCCCGCCCCACCACCAACACGGCCACCGCCCGCAGCCACAGAGCCTCCCGCCCCGACAGCGACAGATGCCGTGCGTCCCCCACCAGATCACTGAGCTTCTTCGAGGTCGCCACCGATCGGGTGACGGGCCGTGAAGCGCAACAAGCGAGGCTCCCGGGCTGTTGATGGAGATGTCTGACGTCTCAATCACGTTGCTCGGGGGCCTCGTTGGTCATCCATCCTGCCGCACTCGACCTGCCGCATGCACTCGTGGAGTGGGTGACCATGCTGATCGTCACCCGTGAGGGCGACCGGCGCTGCAAGCTCCGTCCGTCCCAGCGCGCGATGGTGGCACTGGTGTACCTGCGCGAACACACCACTCTGGCGAAGATCGCCACCGGATTCGGAATCAGCGAGTCCACCGCCCACGCTTACACCAGCGCGGTCGTCGACCTGCTCGCCGCGCGTGCGCCGGGGCTGCTGAAGACACTGCGCGAGCATCAACCCGACTTCGTCCTACTCGACGGCACCCTCGCCGAGTGCGACCGGGTCGGCGGCGGCCGGGCCGACTACTCCCACAAACACCGGCGCCACGGCGTGAACGTGCAGGTCGTCACCGATCCCGGCGGCCGGCTGTTATGGCTCTCGCCCGCCCTGCCGGGCCGCACTCACGACCTGACCGCCGCACGCAACCACCGGATCATCCGAATCTGCGAGCGCCAGGGCGTTCCGATCGTGGCCGATCTCGCTTACCAGGGCGCCGGCCCGTGGCTGACCACCGGCATCAAGCGCAGGCCCCTCCAGGAACTCACTCCCACCGACAAGACCCGCAACCGTGCCCTGGCCGCGGCACGAGCACCCGTCGAACGCGGCGTCGCCCGCCTGAAGTCCTGGCGGATCTTCCGCAGATCCCGCTGCAGCCCCAACCGCATGACGTCAATCGCCAAGGCGGTCCTCACACTGGAGCTGCAACGCTGAAGATCCTTAGTGAAGTCCTGGCGGATCCTCCGCAGAGCCCGATGCTCCACCAACCGCCTCAGCAGGATCATCAAAGCCATCCACACCCTGCTGACCTGCACCTATCAAGGATGAAAAGGGTTCGTTCACACCCCTCCAACGCCCCAGAACCCCAACCGCTTCTGATCAATACGACTGAAAGGACCGAGCCATCAAAAGCCTCGGGTCACCCGACTATCCCACATTCGAAGAAGGCGCGAAGAACACCACCAATCATCAAAGGAACGCCCCACCCACGACAACCACGAGTTCAACCTGAGTACGCCCTCGCTCAGCAGACAGAAAACACATCGGACCAACCATCGAAACGCGACGCGCAGCCAAGCCCGTAACCATCACCCGCCGCTACGCAGTGATTCCAGAGAAGGAGTCGTGGTGTAATTGGTTTCGTTGTTTGTTTTTTGCAGAACACTAGGAAAGGAGACCTCTTTGAGGGATGATGCGGTACCGAAACCACACCAGAGGACGCTCACACGCCGGTTTGACTTAGATGTAGATGTTTTCACCTGGTCGGCAAATTCGGCAGTGGGTTTGAGATTAACGACCTCTCCCTCCCGAGCGATCACGAAGATAGAGTCCCCGGGGAAGATAGGAGACCTCAACCAGGCGGGGGTAGAGTCTCCGGAGTACTCTGCGGGTGCCAGGCCGTGCAATTTTGAGCCGGTGTAGTGCGGGGCGACACCTCCATGGCTCACAGTAAGTTCCGCGAAAGACCCAGCGGGCTCTTGCGTGAAGCTAAGTATCCCCTCACCGTTGGTCGTGATCTGCAGGCCGTCCTTGGCGAATTGCTCGATGTTGTCCTTGCGGAAATACAGATCCACGACCAGGCTCTGGCTCTTCAACCCCCTCAGGTTTCCGAGCTGGGCCGTCCCGTTGCATATGACGTCGCGGACGTTCCAGGAACTGTCCGCCGGCTTAACGTCGACCATCGTGGTCAGCGTCGGATAGAGGTCCAAGCGGTCATCCGTCTTCACATGGGCTTGCAGGGCGAATGCCGTCCGATGCTCAAGACCGGCGACTTTACACTCCGTCGCATCACCCCCGATAGGCACGCGCTGCAGCTCACCACCAGCACCATACGTCAACGAGTACTCTTCCACGTTCTTCCCGGACCATGCCAGAACGACCGGTTGACCAGCCGGCACGGATATACTCTGAGGATGGAAATAATCGAACTTAAACCCTGAAGGGAACTTCGTGATTACGAGATCGAAGCCCTCTTGACGCGCGGGTGCGGTACTTGCTTCTACTCTCACGACAGCGTCGCCAGACTTGTCGTTGATGCGGACCCCTGAGACCGTCGCAACGGTCTCACTCATACCCCTGCCCTTCAACGTATTCTTCCCTGGTTTGGGGACGGCCGTGATGACGTAACTCTTCTTGTCGCCCGACAAAGATCCCGTGCAGCTCCAGTTACCGCCTGCGGTGACACTCGAAGGCTTATCCACGGCGAGATCGACTGTCCCACTCCCCACGGGAATCGTGTAAACAATCTTCTCGCACACCACGTCGGTGCTCTGCTTATTCTGCACGGTCAAATCAATGCTGACCGTACCCCCAGCCGCAATATAATTGATCGACCCCCGATACGAATACGCCAGCAAACACGCCGCACCCTCATAATATGTGACCTGCATCACGCGCTCCTCTGTCAAACCCCATGCTGATTATTAATAAAGCCGCGACACCTGCAGCGAACCACCGTCCCCGACCCGAAGATCGGAAGGAGTGCTGCAGCAGGCGCCCCCTCGGGCCCCTGTGAACCCGACGCCCCCGCAGCGCATGCGATAGCCCACGCCCACACCGAATAGGCAAACCAGGGCAAACCGCCAGATCGGCAACGGCGATCAGGGCGCAGGCGAATCGCGGCCAAACTGCATTGGACTCACAGCCTCCTAATTCTTCCCGGCATTGACTTTAATCTCACAGCCGCGACTCACCATCCATCGCAAGACCATTGGCTGCATCCGGGCAAAGGGAAAGGGTTCTCGGGTTTCTCGAGCTTCTTGGATTCTCGGCCTAATCCGTACCAGTCCAGGTCGATTACGACGCGCCCAACCGTTTCGTAATACCGGTCCTTTTCTGGAATTATAATGGTGAGCACGTCACCCGCCGTTATGGGAAGTGGGCGCGAATACTCCCACTTGTCCAGTTCGAACTGCTTATCCCCTACGGCGACCACCATATTCAAGTCGCGGTTGCCCCCGTTTAGGTATGTAAAGGCAAAGTGGTAAAAGATCCGAACTACTCCATCTCCCGTGAGTCTTATTGGAATTTTATTGAATACATTTGCATTGTCTCCGAAGTTCCGAAAGTCCGCACCTACGGGGAAAATGCTCGCCGTAATGCGATACTTGTGCATGTTTATTGCGTCTTGCATCCTTTGGAATTGCATGGTTCCGGTGGCGGTGAGGTCGCGCATGGTGAGGTTGGGGTTGGTCACGTCGACGCTGGTGGTGAGGGTGGGGGGCGGGGTGCCGGGGGTGGGGTTTTGGGGATGGGCTTCGAGGGCGAAAGCGGTGGGGTGGGTGAGATGGGGGACTTCGTGGGATACGGCTGCTCCGGCGAGTGGGATGACCTGGTCGTCGTAGGTGAGGGTGTAGTCCCTGATTTCGTTGCCGTCCCACTTGAGGGTGGTAGTGCCATCGAAGTCGACGACGACGGGGACGGGGCGGAAGGACCTGAAGCTGTATTCACGTTCGGGAGCCTCGACGAGGGCGCGCTTACCGTGAGGGGCCACGCGGGCGAGATCGTAGATGTTTGTTTTAACAACATTTTCGACTTCGCGTCCGTTTTCGCTGGTTACTAGTCTCGATAATAGGAAAATTGCGAGGTTGGGGAATTCTGCGAGGGGTGTAGATGAAATCGTTGAGGAAAGACCCAATCCCCACCAAGTCAGCTTGACACCCAAGACTACTGTTGAGAACTGCTTCGGCGCACCTGCAAGTTTGAGCACGAGCGCATTGTTGTCCCTGATGATAATTGGTGACGACCGGTTGCCCTCTCGAAGTGTTTCGCGGTATGCGCCGTAGTTTGTGCTCACCTCTAGCTCTAGGGGAGTAGAATATTTGTCGCCAGGGGACCAGTAGTAACAGTATTGCACCTCTATCCAGGCCAATCCGTCGCCCGAAAATTTTACTGGAATCCCCTTCGAGCAGAATGCGGCATATTCGACCTTATCCCTTTCGGTGACCTGTTCGGGCGGCCCCAGCAAATCGATCTCATATCTCTCCTCGTTCAATGCCTTCGCTTTGTGGAGTTGTGTGGTTCCGGTGGTGGTGAGGTTGCCGACGTTGAGGTCGGGGTTGGTTACGTCGACGGTGGTGGTGAGGGTTGGGGGTGGGGTATTGGGGGTGGGGTTTTCGGGGTGGGCTTCGAGGGCGAAGGCGGTGGGGTGGGTGAGGTGGGGGACTTGGTAGAAGCGGGTTGTTCCGCTGAGTGGGATGGTCTGGTCGTCGTAGGTGAGGGTGTATCCGTCGATTTTCTCGCCGTCCCATTTCAGGGTGGTGGTGCCGCCGACGGTGACAGCGACGGGTTCGGGGTGGAAGCCAGCGAACGTGAATCCCTCTTCCCGTTTGAAGATAGGGAAGTCGGGAATGTCCTTTGTTTGGCTGCTGGATCTTTCACTCGCGGTGACGGAGGCTGTTCCGGTGGCGGTATTGACGGTGACACTGATGGTGACGGTGACATACTCTCCGACTTGGAAGGTTTGAATGGTGGGTTTGAGGGTGACCTTGCAGGAGCTTTCGCTCTTGGATAATGTGAAGCTCCAGTTCCTGATATTGCTGCCGCTGACGTTTATCTGGGACTGGGTAGGGGCTATTGCGGCGAGATCAGTGGCTTTGGTGCCGATGGGGAGGGTGTAGGCGATTTCCTGGAAGGAGGGGATGGACTTACCGGTGGTGTTTGTGGCGGTAAGGCTGAGTTTCCCGGTGCCGCCGCCGGTGAGGGAGTTGGGACTTGTGGCGTAGCTGTAGGAGAGAAGCGGGCTAGTAGCCATGACATGCTCCACGGAGAGGGGAATGGGCAACGCCGCTGGGTTACGGGGGTGGTTGGGGTAGGCGAAATGGCCAGACTCTGTTGGCGATCTTTCGAAGGGTGCTGACAGCGGGGTGAGTTGGTGCTTCGCTGGAAGCCCTGTTGATGCAGCGCGTGCACGTCGGCGTGCCGTTCGCGGGTGCGGACGCTGATCCGTCCAGCCCGGCGGAGAACGGCGGTGCCCTGGGCGGTGGACACCGTAGTGTCAACCACGTCGGCCGTGACCGCCGGCGGGTCGTCGGGTGGCTCGGGGAGCAGGGCGCGGTGGCGGATGACGGTCTCTTCCACGGCCTCGACGAGGATGTGCCAGCTGTGTCAGCGCAGTGAGCGGCCTCTGGTGCTCCGGTGCCGGCTCCGTCGGCGTATGTGGTGGAGCGATCCGGGCAGTTCACGTCCACGCCCGGGTGGTCGGCCAGCCAGCGGCCCACGGTGTCGGCCTCCCGATCGGGCAGCACGTCGACCGGGCCGCGGCGCTCGATGTCGATCGGGATGGTGCCGTAGGTGTGCCCCTTGCGGAAGCTGGTAGCTGCTCGACGAACGTCCGGCGAGCGCACCCATGGCCGCCGCACAGGAAGCGCCGTACGCGCAGCGAAAGCACCCCCTTCTGCCCTGCACTGGGGAGGTGAGCGGGATGCCGCTGGTAGGAGTCATGGACCCGCTCTGACCAGCCGCCTGGGCAACACGCGCCAGCGGCCGTGCAGCAGGCCGCCAGTCGTACCTCCGACACATCGACCTCCACCGAGGTGATCTCCACATCGGCCACCCCGGGGAACAGCAACTTCTCCAGCCCAACGGCGATCTCTCTCACGAGCGGTGACAATCACCCACACGAGCCGGGAACCAAGCTCTTGTCGGGCAACCTCCGTACCCGACCACGGGACCTCAACCGCTACGGACCGTCACGGCCCCACAGAACTTGCGACAGAACCGCCACTGGCGGCTGCTGACTGAGTGGGACAGTGTCCGCAAAATGCTGGTCTGGGACAACGAGGCCGGGGCCGGCCGACCTCGGAGTTCGCCGCGTTCGCCGGACTGCTGTCCACCAAGTCTTCTTGTGTCGCCTCCATAATCCGGAAGCAAAAGGGCTGATGGAGAAAGCGAACGGCTCTCTGGAGACCTCGTTCCAGCCCGGTCGCCACTCCAGCGGACCGGACGACTTCAACACCCAGCTGGCCACTTGACTGAAGGTCACCAACCGGCACGTCCACCGCACCCTCGAGGCCCGACCGGCCGACCGGCCGACCGGCCGACCGGTGGGAGGCATCCCGGGCCGGGATACTCACCCTCCCGCCAGTCGACCCACTCACCTGGTGGCGCTTCTCCACCCGGCTGAGCCAAGACCACTGCGTTCGCGTCGACACCTGCGACTACTCCGTCCACCCCGCAGCCATCGGCCACCACGTCACCGTCCTGACCGACAACGACCGCGTCATCGTCCTGGCCACCGGCACCGGCACCGGCACCGGCACCGGCACCGGCGAGATGGTCGCCGACCTCACCCGCTGCTGGGCCCGTCACCAGACCCTCACCGATCCGGAGCACGCCGCAGCCACCCACCGGATGCGCCACCAAGTACGGCATCGCCCCACAGGCCAGGTCCACGCCGTCGGCCAGGGCCCGATGGTGGAGATCGAACAGCGTGAGCTGGGCAGCCACGACCGGCTGTTCACCGTCATCGACGGCGGCGCCGAAGAGGAGGCCGGCCGATGCCCCGCACCCCTCAGGTTCTCGACGCCACCGATGCGACACAGACGGATAACAGGCCCGCCGCCGGCCGCAGGACCAGTGCGCAGACCTCCTCGGACCTGGCCTTTCTAGCCCGTGCGATGAAGGCCCCGGCCCTGCTGGACGCCGCCGACCGACTCGCCGAACGGGCCCGCGAGTCCTGGACCCAAGCCAAATACCTCGTCGCCTGCCTCCAGCGCAAGGTGACAGCCCGCGAATCACACGGCGGTGAGGCACGCGTACGCGCCGCCCGCTTCCCCGCGGTCAAGACGATCGGGGTACTCGACGTCAGTCACCCACCTGCGCGGCCTGACGCGCCAACA from Streptomyces formicae includes these protein-coding regions:
- a CDS encoding DUF6603 domain-containing protein, with product MDLIYASDIVDQDAARSCNELLGPNWVPQVPSGGLKKGAALHFDLSLLGKSFPVPETLDLGSDGSGSSGGAQNYELAPSVGEPVVWWEARKNLGPVALERIGFRYRDKTVWVLLDVVVSVSGSLRLATRGLGVAVPLSGGAYPLPQLEGLELGFKASPVEVAAALVRVSPPDGYSFALGGAATVAVKAFQIQAVGFYAHPTAGNTPSLFVYGGAGSEKGVGNSIIKVKDARLGFGHNSSVRQPTIDDVDEFPFLALLKRDGKDPLEVLGDLVQPHGGRRGWVSTSAGSFWLAGGLGGTLFEYADWRAALVLEFGPEFKTFTANLVGKIDATFPKQGKPYARVILNTHAGYSSVTGLLQMTSVIKEGSFLISSDCKVGGGAALRIWTPPSPHTGDFVYTIGGYHPDYKPPAHYPSVEQRFSVNWTLVPGHVVLKGGGYFALTPDRLMLGGKFHLGVDYKVTAGVDASLDVLIGWHPFYFDVAFKVRAWVDIGRVSVGAYVKVWGPPTGGHVTIYMPSIIPDINFDFGSGRKAPPAVTWNSFMADALGCGKAADIITTRVLSGLLPEMKDGKAPPTGPWIVSGGDFSFLVRSVIPITRVTLIKGTSDQWFFSSERPLYVRPLPAAVRSFLGTQIATRDGHAVSSAFGIQITRDGQSIDLSAAGNWRIELVREKVPGALWGYPNVLDPSSAVSIPEHIVGISVTAPGNDRLSVTDIAPLGSTLVSAATKLAAFPIRSNDTASDPHPVVWVSGDPSVVEGIAQKISSGGVVESRGKLYSAIPASIRPPRSDSPLTGYAKWAEDYLSGDPMTAS
- a CDS encoding transposase; the encoded protein is MVIHPAALDLPHALVEWVTMLIVTREGDRRCKLRPSQRAMVALVYLREHTTLAKIATGFGISESTAHAYTSAVVDLLAARAPGLLKTLREHQPDFVLLDGTLAECDRVGGGRADYSHKHRRHGVNVQVVTDPGGRLLWLSPALPGRTHDLTAARNHRIIRICERQGVPIVADLAYQGAGPWLTTGIKRRPLQELTPTDKTRNRALAAARAPVERGVARLKSWRIFRRSRCSPNRMTSIAKAVLTLELQR
- a CDS encoding transposase produces the protein MRRPWVRSPDVRRAATSFRKGHTYGTIPIDIERRGPVDVLPDREADTVGRWLADHPGVDVNCPDRSTTYADGAGTGAPEAAHCADTAGTSSSRPWKRPSSATAPCSPSHPTTRRRSRPTWLTLRCPPPRAPPFSAGLDGSASAPANGTPTCTRCINRASSEAPTHPAVSTLRKIANRVWPFRLPQPPP
- a CDS encoding Mu transposase domain-containing protein, with product MSQDHCVRVDTCDYSVHPAAIGHHVTVLTDNDRVIVLATGTGTGTGTGTGEMVADLTRCWARHQTLTDPEHAAATHRMRHQVRHRPTGQVHAVGQGPMVEIEQRELGSHDRLFTVIDGGAEEEAGRCPAPLRFSTPPMRHRRITGPPPAAGPVRRPPRTWPF